Proteins encoded together in one Campylobacter concisus window:
- a CDS encoding 2-oxoacid:acceptor oxidoreductase family protein: MKSQLRFVGVGGQGVILAGEILSAAKIKAGGYGVKASTYTSQVRGGPTKVDIILDEKEILYPYANEGEIDFMLATAQISYNAFKSGVKEGGAIVVEPNLVKVSDEDKKRWKIYEIPIISIAKDEVGNVITQSVVALGVAVAMSRCMDENLVREEMLASVPAKVKEANAKAYELGLKYAKELLK, translated from the coding sequence ATGAAGTCACAACTAAGATTTGTCGGCGTTGGCGGACAGGGCGTCATACTAGCTGGCGAGATCCTCTCAGCTGCCAAGATAAAAGCAGGCGGATACGGCGTCAAGGCCTCTACCTACACATCTCAGGTGCGTGGCGGCCCAACGAAGGTCGATATCATACTTGACGAGAAAGAAATTTTATACCCTTATGCAAACGAGGGCGAGATAGACTTTATGCTTGCCACTGCGCAGATAAGCTACAACGCCTTTAAAAGTGGCGTGAAAGAGGGTGGTGCGATCGTTGTCGAGCCAAATTTGGTAAAAGTAAGCGACGAGGACAAAAAGCGCTGGAAAATTTATGAAATCCCTATCATTTCTATCGCAAAAGACGAGGTCGGTAACGTCATCACTCAAAGCGTCGTGGCTCTTGGTGTGGCTGTGGCGATGAGTAGGTGCATGGATGAAAATTTAGTGCGTGAAGAGATGCTAGCAAGCGTGCCAGCTAAGGTCAAAGAGGCAAACGCCAAAGCTTACGAGCTAGGCCTAAAATACGCAAAAGAGCTTTTAAAATAG
- a CDS encoding lactate/malate family dehydrogenase: MKISVVGAGNVGASIAYALCMRELCDEIALVDIFGDVARAKAIDLAQSSCVFNAKTSVCGGDDFVLIEGSDIVIVTAGSPRKEGQTREDLLLKNAVVVKQTAQKIAEFAKNAVIIVVTNPLDVMVWTAHKFSGFSKNKVIGMAGELDSARCRYELALLKDKDPSKLRAKIVGAHNDEMIVSASNISENLNENELKVLKKETSTGGAKIVKLLGTSAYYAPAAAAVKMCEMIVGKSDEIISASVLIDDELSCGRLVRLGRDGLKEILELNLDENEQEQLNKSEAEIRKNIKFLKENLE; this comes from the coding sequence ATGAAAATAAGTGTAGTTGGAGCTGGAAACGTCGGTGCTAGCATAGCTTATGCGCTTTGCATGAGAGAGCTTTGCGATGAGATCGCGCTTGTAGATATATTTGGCGACGTGGCGCGCGCAAAAGCGATCGACCTAGCGCAGTCAAGCTGCGTCTTTAACGCTAAAACTAGCGTTTGTGGTGGCGATGATTTTGTGCTAATTGAAGGCAGTGACATCGTCATAGTCACAGCTGGAAGCCCAAGAAAAGAGGGTCAAACAAGAGAAGATCTTCTACTTAAAAACGCCGTTGTCGTAAAGCAAACTGCGCAAAAGATAGCTGAATTTGCCAAAAACGCAGTGATAATAGTCGTCACAAATCCGCTTGATGTGATGGTCTGGACGGCTCATAAATTTAGCGGTTTTAGCAAAAACAAAGTGATCGGCATGGCTGGCGAGCTAGATAGCGCAAGGTGCAGATATGAGCTAGCGCTTTTAAAAGATAAGGACCCTAGCAAGCTAAGAGCAAAGATCGTCGGCGCTCACAATGACGAGATGATCGTATCAGCTAGCAACATAAGCGAAAATTTAAATGAAAATGAGCTAAAAGTGCTCAAAAAAGAGACAAGCACTGGCGGTGCAAAGATCGTTAAACTGCTTGGCACTTCAGCTTACTACGCACCAGCGGCTGCTGCTGTGAAGATGTGCGAGATGATCGTTGGTAAGAGCGACGAGATAATAAGCGCTAGCGTGCTAATAGATGATGAGCTAAGTTGCGGCAGGCTAGTAAGGCTTGGGCGCGATGGCTTAAAAGAAATTTTAGAGCTAAATTTAGACGAAAACGAGCAAGAGCAGCTAAACAAAAGCGAAGCTGAGATTAGAAAAAATATCAAATTTTTAAAAGAAAACTTAGAGTAG
- a CDS encoding 2-oxoglutarate ferredoxin oxidoreductase subunit beta, with product MAFNYDKYLRTDKMPTLWCWGCGDGVILKALIRAIDTMGWDMNDVCVVSGIGCSGRFSGYLDCNTIHTTHGRAVAYATGVKMANPDKHVIVVTGDGDGLAIGGNHTIHGCRRNIGLNHILINNFIYALTNSQTSPTTPKGMWTVTAQYGNIDPSFDACKLATAAGASFVARGSVIEPEKLTKIFVEGFSHDGYSFFDVFSNCHINLGRKNKMGEAVKNLEWIKGRTTSKVKFDMLSDEEKEGIFPLGVLHKDEEKIEYTKAYDKVRKAAMSNEAINFEELA from the coding sequence ATGGCTTTTAATTACGATAAATATTTACGAACAGATAAAATGCCTACTCTTTGGTGCTGGGGCTGCGGCGACGGCGTAATACTAAAGGCGCTTATACGCGCTATCGACACCATGGGCTGGGACATGAACGACGTTTGCGTGGTCTCAGGCATAGGCTGCTCTGGCCGTTTTAGCGGATATCTTGACTGCAACACCATCCACACAACTCACGGCAGAGCCGTAGCTTACGCGACTGGCGTAAAGATGGCAAATCCAGACAAGCACGTCATCGTGGTAACTGGCGACGGCGACGGACTAGCGATCGGAGGCAACCACACGATACATGGATGCCGCCGAAATATCGGGCTCAATCACATCCTAATCAACAACTTCATCTACGCGCTAACAAACTCGCAAACCAGCCCAACCACGCCAAAGGGCATGTGGACGGTCACAGCGCAATACGGCAACATCGATCCTAGCTTTGATGCCTGTAAGCTCGCAACTGCCGCAGGCGCTAGCTTTGTCGCGCGTGGTAGCGTCATCGAGCCAGAGAAGCTTACAAAGATCTTTGTAGAGGGCTTTAGCCACGATGGATACAGCTTTTTTGATGTATTTTCAAACTGCCACATAAATTTAGGCCGCAAGAACAAAATGGGCGAGGCGGTGAAAAATTTAGAGTGGATAAAGGGTCGCACGACGAGCAAGGTTAAATTTGACATGCTAAGTGACGAGGAAAAAGAGGGCATTTTCCCACTTGGCGTGCTGCATAAAGATGAAGAAAAAATAGAATACACCAAGGCTTACGACAAGGTAAGAAAGGCTGCTATGAGCAATGAAGCGATAAATTTTGAGGAGCTAGCATGA
- a CDS encoding 4Fe-4S dicluster domain-containing protein yields MIVKENVPVWVDESRCKACDVCVSYCPAGVLGMRLEPKAVLGKMIEVVYADSCIGCRDCELHCPDFAIYVADKGFKFAKLTPESKERAAAVKANKFAKLGESA; encoded by the coding sequence ATGATCGTAAAAGAAAATGTCCCAGTTTGGGTCGATGAGAGCAGGTGTAAGGCCTGTGATGTCTGCGTGAGCTACTGCCCAGCAGGCGTGCTAGGTATGAGGCTTGAGCCAAAGGCGGTGCTTGGCAAGATGATAGAGGTGGTCTATGCTGACTCATGCATAGGATGCCGTGACTGCGAGCTTCACTGCCCTGATTTTGCCATTTATGTGGCTGATAAAGGCTTTAAATTTGCAAAGCTAACGCCTGAAAGTAAAGAGCGAGCTGCAGCCGTAAAGGCAAATAAATTTGCAAAACTTGGAGAGAGCGCATGA
- the mltG gene encoding endolytic transglycosylase MltG, protein MIKNFIKKPYLDIFFDIVLIVVLSLFVYLARPINTSKVVFVPKGSVGEIISYLANRNFNLSAIDKYAMRFIGSPQSGWIEIGKDKISRIDFLKRLAKAKAAMTEITLIPGETTIVFLNQIAAQLGLDGAKLNSEYNALAPASDGFLMPNTYKIPVGISERHLAYYLVNSSKKAQSEISRKIFGEYNEKKWFKILTIASIIQKEAANDAEMPLVASVIYNRLDKGMRLQMDGTLNYGIYSHDVITAERIRSDMSEFNTYLNDGIPPSPVCCVSISAIKAAINPAKSDYLYFVLDKKAKKHIFSKTLSEHNQNIAK, encoded by the coding sequence ATGATAAAAAATTTTATAAAAAAGCCATACCTAGATATTTTCTTTGATATCGTACTCATCGTCGTCCTAAGTCTTTTTGTATATTTGGCACGCCCCATAAACACGAGCAAAGTCGTCTTTGTGCCAAAGGGAAGTGTGGGCGAGATTATATCTTATTTAGCTAATCGCAACTTTAACTTAAGTGCGATCGACAAGTATGCCATGCGCTTCATCGGCTCGCCTCAGTCTGGCTGGATCGAGATAGGCAAAGATAAAATTTCAAGGATTGATTTTTTAAAGAGACTTGCCAAAGCAAAGGCTGCGATGACCGAGATCACGCTCATACCTGGTGAAACGACGATCGTTTTTTTAAATCAAATCGCTGCCCAGCTTGGACTTGACGGAGCTAAACTAAATAGCGAGTATAACGCCCTTGCGCCAGCGAGCGATGGCTTTTTAATGCCAAATACTTATAAAATTCCAGTTGGCATCAGCGAAAGGCACCTAGCTTATTACCTCGTAAATTCATCTAAAAAGGCGCAAAGCGAGATCAGTAGGAAAATTTTTGGCGAATACAACGAGAAAAAGTGGTTTAAAATTTTAACCATCGCTTCAATCATCCAAAAAGAGGCCGCAAACGACGCTGAGATGCCACTTGTCGCCTCAGTCATCTACAACCGCCTAGATAAGGGCATGAGACTGCAGATGGATGGCACGCTAAATTATGGCATCTACTCGCACGATGTGATCACGGCTGAGCGTATAAGAAGCGATATGAGCGAGTTTAACACCTATCTAAACGACGGCATACCGCCAAGTCCAGTCTGCTGTGTCTCTATAAGTGCGATAAAAGCGGCGATAAACCCTGCAAAGAGCGATTATCTATACTTTGTGCTTGATAAAAAGGCAAAAAAACACATTTTTTCAAAAACCTTAAGCGAGCACAATCAAAATATCGCAAAATAG
- a CDS encoding heat-shock protein: protein MDQIKLENFRKEYGFEMPIVRSLPAGECIKIRENLLHKFSLDDIDEFFKMDKFSRLDGFNADEANFDIKAVFSKLNIATPNEICINFNKFENIDILHFDDLSKFFSDVWYPSLDDIEIFDINLSFIFSVRHYGAIYYFTL, encoded by the coding sequence ATGGATCAGATAAAACTAGAAAATTTCCGCAAAGAATATGGCTTTGAGATGCCGATCGTTAGGAGCTTGCCGGCTGGTGAGTGCATAAAGATAAGAGAAAATTTACTTCATAAATTTAGCCTAGATGATATAGATGAGTTTTTTAAGATGGATAAATTTAGCAGGCTTGATGGCTTTAATGCAGACGAAGCAAATTTTGATATAAAAGCCGTTTTTAGCAAGCTTAACATCGCCACGCCAAATGAAATTTGCATAAATTTTAATAAATTTGAGAACATTGATATTTTGCATTTTGATGACCTTTCTAAATTTTTTAGCGATGTCTGGTATCCGTCACTTGATGACATTGAGATATTTGATATAAATTTAAGCTTCATTTTCTCAGTCAGACACTATGGGGCTATCTATTATTTTACTCTCTAG
- a CDS encoding NADP-dependent isocitrate dehydrogenase → MSDIIWTKTDEAPLFASYSLFPIVKSFLSRAGISITRADISLAGRILSLFSKELGLNKADELELLGELTAHKEANIIKLPNISATLVQLKAAIEELRSKGINVPFYPDEIITDYDEEVAKKYAKVLGSAVNPVLRQGNSDRRVLPPVKEFAKKHPHSNGSWDKANKTKICYMQKGDFYENERSIIASKDEKFYINFISLDGKKELLKELAVQSGEIVDATFLSSDELDKFYESCFETALKENLTLSLHLKCTMMKVSDPVIFAHAIKSYFKEVFELFGEEFKAHGVEAKNGLKDMFSKISQLKNKDEILAKFDEILSKKAKIWALNESASNFDVPNDVIIDASVPALIRNSGKVKDKDGELNFSLCMIPDRTYARVYEACVADFKEHGALDVSNIGSVANVGLMAKKAEEYGSHDKTFIAKEDGEFVVCNEAGESVFKFSVKSGDIFRMTQAKEDAINAWFELALKRGEISKDELIFWLDSSRAHDRNLIAKFEKFRDNFTSAGVKFEILNYEQATIRSLEAIRAGKDVIGVTGNVLRDYLTDLFPIFELGGSSKMLSVVPLLAGGAMFETGAGGTAPTLVKELKERNHLLWDSLGEFLALSASLEHLAFFRQKKEAKELSDALNRAVASYLDENKTPNATLDTRESHFYLALFWAREMAKSGGILSKIFENLADELEKNESEILKQIREKDGASVEFGGYYLLDEARANEVMRPSEILNQIIG, encoded by the coding sequence ATGAGTGACATTATCTGGACAAAAACCGACGAAGCACCGCTATTTGCAAGCTACTCTCTCTTTCCTATCGTTAAGAGTTTTTTATCACGCGCTGGCATTAGCATAACTAGGGCTGACATAAGCCTAGCTGGGCGAATTTTATCTCTTTTTAGCAAAGAGCTTGGGCTAAACAAGGCTGACGAGCTAGAGCTTTTGGGCGAGCTAACCGCGCACAAAGAGGCAAATATCATAAAACTGCCAAACATCTCAGCCACGCTCGTTCAGCTAAAAGCTGCTATTGAGGAGCTTAGAAGCAAGGGCATAAACGTGCCATTTTATCCAGATGAGATCATCACAGACTACGACGAAGAGGTCGCTAAAAAATATGCAAAAGTGCTTGGTAGCGCTGTTAATCCGGTGCTAAGACAAGGAAACTCAGACAGAAGAGTTTTGCCACCGGTTAAAGAATTTGCCAAAAAGCACCCACATAGCAACGGCAGCTGGGACAAGGCAAATAAAACTAAAATTTGCTACATGCAAAAGGGCGATTTTTACGAAAATGAGCGCTCAATCATCGCTAGCAAAGATGAGAAATTTTATATAAATTTTATAAGTTTAGATGGCAAAAAGGAGCTTTTAAAAGAGCTTGCCGTTCAAAGTGGCGAGATCGTGGATGCTACCTTTTTAAGCTCAGATGAGCTAGATAAATTTTATGAAAGCTGTTTTGAGACTGCGCTAAAAGAAAATTTAACCCTTAGCCTTCATCTAAAATGCACGATGATGAAGGTTAGCGACCCAGTCATCTTTGCGCATGCGATAAAGAGCTATTTTAAAGAGGTTTTTGAGTTATTTGGTGAGGAGTTTAAGGCTCACGGCGTTGAGGCAAAAAACGGCTTAAAAGATATGTTTTCTAAAATTTCTCAGCTTAAAAATAAAGATGAAATTTTGGCTAAATTTGATGAAATTTTGAGCAAAAAGGCAAAAATTTGGGCACTAAATGAAAGTGCCAGCAACTTTGACGTGCCAAATGACGTCATCATCGACGCCTCCGTGCCTGCGCTAATTAGAAACTCTGGCAAGGTAAAAGATAAGGACGGCGAGCTAAATTTCTCACTTTGCATGATCCCAGATAGGACTTATGCTAGAGTTTATGAGGCCTGCGTGGCGGACTTTAAAGAGCATGGTGCGCTTGATGTGAGCAACATTGGCAGCGTGGCAAACGTGGGGCTAATGGCTAAAAAGGCCGAGGAGTACGGCAGTCACGATAAGACTTTTATCGCAAAAGAGGACGGAGAATTTGTTGTTTGTAACGAAGCTGGCGAGAGTGTCTTTAAATTTAGCGTTAAAAGTGGCGACATTTTTCGGATGACGCAGGCCAAAGAAGACGCGATAAATGCGTGGTTTGAGCTTGCTTTAAAAAGAGGCGAAATTTCAAAAGATGAGCTTATATTTTGGCTAGATAGCAGCCGCGCTCACGATAGAAATTTGATAGCTAAATTTGAAAAATTTAGAGATAATTTTACTAGTGCTGGCGTGAAATTTGAAATTTTAAACTACGAGCAAGCGACTATAAGATCGCTTGAAGCAATAAGAGCTGGCAAAGACGTCATAGGCGTCACTGGCAACGTTTTAAGAGACTATCTAACCGATCTTTTCCCGATATTTGAGCTAGGTGGCAGCTCAAAAATGCTCTCAGTTGTGCCACTACTCGCTGGTGGAGCGATGTTTGAGACAGGAGCTGGCGGAACGGCTCCGACGCTTGTAAAAGAGCTAAAAGAGAGAAATCACCTGCTTTGGGATAGCTTAGGCGAGTTTTTGGCGCTTAGTGCTTCGCTTGAACATTTAGCGTTTTTTAGGCAAAAAAAAGAGGCAAAAGAGCTAAGTGACGCGCTAAATAGAGCTGTTGCTAGCTATTTGGACGAAAATAAAACTCCAAATGCCACTCTTGATACTAGAGAGTCGCACTTTTATTTGGCACTTTTTTGGGCAAGAGAGATGGCAAAAAGTGGCGGGATTTTAAGTAAAATTTTTGAAAATTTAGCAGACGAGCTAGAGAAAAATGAGAGCGAAATTCTAAAGCAGATCAGAGAAAAAGATGGTGCAAGCGTGGAATTTGGGGGATACTACCTGCTAGATGAAGCAAGAGCTAATGAGGTCATGAGACCAAGTGAAATTTTAAATCAAATAATAGGATAA
- a CDS encoding 2-oxoglutarate synthase subunit alpha, translating into MREVVSTGNALVAMAAVECGCNFFGGYPITPSSEIAHELSVLLPKHGGTFIQMEDEIAGISVALGASASGAKAMTASSGPGISLKAEQIGLGFIAEIPLVIVNVMRGGPSTGLPTRVAQGDILQAKNPTHGDVNMIVLAPSSLEECYTQTVRAFNLAARFMTPVMLLLDETIGHMQARVSLPEISELEIYKRREFSGEPKEYKPYEAAPDEPATLNPFFKGYHYHITGLHHGATGFPTEDGKIVEYSMNRLFNKINLHTDECEKFEEFMLDDAEICIIAFGSVALSAKQAILNLREKGLKVGLFKPLTLFPAPAKKLKEISDKFNKILVCELNLGQYSGEISKIILRDDFAKLLKANGRPISPSEIEAKIGEIYGF; encoded by the coding sequence ATGAGAGAGGTAGTATCAACTGGAAATGCCCTAGTAGCAATGGCTGCGGTCGAGTGTGGCTGTAACTTCTTTGGCGGATATCCTATCACTCCAAGTAGTGAGATCGCCCACGAGCTAAGCGTGCTTTTGCCAAAACATGGCGGCACTTTTATACAGATGGAAGATGAGATAGCTGGCATTTCCGTAGCACTTGGCGCAAGTGCGAGCGGTGCTAAAGCGATGACTGCTAGCTCTGGACCTGGAATTTCACTAAAGGCTGAGCAAATAGGCCTTGGCTTTATCGCTGAGATACCACTTGTCATCGTAAATGTCATGCGCGGTGGCCCATCAACTGGTCTGCCTACCCGCGTCGCACAAGGCGATATCTTGCAGGCTAAAAACCCAACTCATGGCGATGTAAATATGATAGTGCTAGCGCCTAGCAGCCTAGAGGAGTGCTATACGCAGACGGTTCGTGCATTTAATCTCGCAGCTAGGTTTATGACGCCAGTTATGCTGCTACTTGATGAGACGATAGGCCACATGCAAGCAAGGGTTAGTTTGCCAGAAATCAGCGAGCTAGAAATTTATAAAAGAAGAGAATTTAGTGGCGAGCCAAAAGAGTATAAACCATATGAGGCAGCACCAGACGAGCCAGCCACGCTAAATCCTTTCTTTAAAGGCTATCACTACCACATAACTGGGCTTCATCACGGCGCTACTGGCTTTCCAACAGAAGATGGCAAGATCGTTGAATACTCGATGAATAGGCTGTTTAACAAGATAAATTTACACACTGATGAGTGCGAGAAATTTGAAGAGTTTATGCTTGATGACGCTGAAATTTGCATCATCGCTTTTGGTAGCGTGGCGCTTTCGGCTAAGCAAGCGATATTAAATTTACGCGAAAAAGGGCTAAAAGTAGGGCTGTTTAAGCCACTCACACTTTTTCCAGCTCCAGCTAAAAAGCTAAAAGAGATATCAGATAAATTTAATAAAATTTTGGTCTGCGAGCTAAATTTAGGTCAATATAGTGGCGAAATTTCAAAGATCATCTTAAGAGATGACTTTGCAAAACTGCTAAAAGCAAACGGCAGACCGATAAGCCCAAGCGAGATCGAGGCGAAGATAGGAGAAATTTATGGCTTTTAA